The segment CGGACATCGTGGCGTCCAGTGATTGAGGGGAACTGAGCGCCGTGAGTCTGTCGGCCACGGATGACCAGGGCGACAGTGGTTGGACTGACGGGCGTGCGCGTCGCCAAGCGGTCGCACCGCTCGGTTGACGGTTCTGGCTCCAGTTCGCTGGCGTGCGCTCGAGACGGAGGATCGGGCCGGGCCGAATCGGAGGGGGCGTCGTGGCAGCAGCCCGGGCCGTTCACCGCATGCTCTTGAGGCCGGAATCGATCTCGGCGGCGATGCGGGCCAGGACCTCGTCGAACGAGCCCATCCCGTCGATCTTCGTCACGCCGTGAAGCTGGTTATATTTTTCGATCACCGGGACGGTCTTCGTCTCGTGCTCGCTGAGCCGCTTCACGATCTTCGAGGTGGCGTTGTCGTAGGGCATGCAGGCGTCCGTCTTGCTGCGCTCGTCGAGCCGGCGGATGAGCTCCAGCGTGGGCACCTCGATCTCGATGATCTTCGAAATCGACGATCCGCGTTTTTGCAGCAGGCCGTCGAGGATATAGGACTGCACGAGCGTGCGTGGAAAGCCCTTGAAAATGTAACCTTTCACCCCCTTCGAGGCGGCGAGCTTCTGCTCGATGAGCGGCACGACGATTTCGTCGGGCACGAGCTGGCCGTTCTCGTAAAGTGCGACAATTTTTTTGCCCAGTTCGGTGCCGCGCTTGATCTCCGCGTCGAGCATCGGGCCGGTGGCGATGTATTCGAGGTCGAACTTCTTCGCGAGCGCCTTGCCCTGCGAACCGCGGCCGGAGCCCGGATAACCGAAGAGGACGACGTTGAAGAGCCGCTTGCTCAGCTCGGCGGACACGAGTTCGGTGATCTGCGCGGTCACCTCGTCGATGCTGCGGGTCCCGTCGACCTCGGTGCAGATGCCCTTGTCCCGGTAAAACTGCAGCACGGGCAGCGTCTTCTGATTGTATTCCCGCAGCCGGTTGCGGATCACGCTCTCGTTGTCATCGCTGCGGCCGGAGGTCGCACCGCGTTTCAGGAGCCGGCGGACGGATTCCTCCTCCGGGACCTTCAGGCTGATGAGGCAGCTCAGCGAGGTGTGCAGCTTCAGCATCAGGCCTTCGAGAATGTAGGCCTGGATGTAGGTGCGTGGGAAGCCGTCGAAGAGAAAGCCATTGCAGCCGGTATTGTCGGTGATGGTTTTCTCGATGATCTGGACGATGATCTCGTCCGACACGAGACCGCCGGCGGCGATGATGCTCTGGGCCTCGAGCCCGAGCTTGGTCTTGCCCGCCATCTCTTTCCGGAGGAGATCACCGGTGGAGATGTAGAACAGATTGTAACGCTTGATGAGGAATTCCGACTGCGTGCCTTTACCAGCTCCAGGGGGACCGAACAGCGCGATATTCAGCATGGGGTGAGGGGCTAGCCAATCGGCGCGGGGGACGGGTCCGCCGACGACGCAGGCACGATGGCGCAATGCGGCCCGGGCGTCACGCCTGATATTGGCGGCTTGCGTCGAGCGCGTTGCGGTAGTCGCAGCGAGGTTGGAGCCGCGTGGGCGCAGCGAGAGCGGCGATTGCGAACGAAGGCGTTGTGCACCGCGTCGGCGCAATGGCGAACGTCCGCCCGCTCTTCACGCGCCGTCGTGACGGTCCTGGGGGCCGAATCCTGCCGAAGCCACGAGCGTGGTCCGATCGGACCACGTTCGTGGCTTGTGTCCAGCTAGCGAATAGCGCACGCTCGGAGGCGTGCGCTCGTCCGTTGCGCCATCGCTGCAGATCCTGTTCGCGCTCGCTGACGCTGCCGCGGAGTTGTCGCGGATCGCGGTCTGCGGCGCGTGGGAGCGGTGGCTCGGTCCGCAACGTTTCGGACGGCACTGGGCGCTGTTGCAGCGAAGCGGATGGGTTGCCGCGCCGAGCACGGCCGGTAACCTAAGTCGAGTGCTGCGACTCACTGCCGCCGGCCGCCTGGCCGCAGCCGGCGGCCGCGATCCGGAAGCGCAGTGGGACCGCTCTTGGGATGGGCGCTGGCGCGTGGCGCTGTTCGATATCCCTGAGCAGCGGCGCGCGCTGCGGGTCAAGCTTCGCCGCCGGCTGGCCGAACTCGGGTTCGGTTACCTGCAGAACAGCGTTTGGGTGAGCCCCGACCCGTGCGAGAGGTTGCAGGCGCTTGTGCGCGACCTCAGCGGTGAGGCCGAGTCGTTCTCGTTCATCGAAGCTCGTCCGTGCGCAGGAGAAACAGACGCTGACGTGGTCAAGGGCGCGTGGAGCTTCCCAGCCATCAACCGAAATTACGCGAACTATTTAGAGGTGCTAAAGCACCAGCCGAGACGGATCGACGGAGTCGCGGCACGGCGCAGTTGGTTGCAGGTCGAATGGAAGGCGTGGCTGAAGGCGGTGCGCAGCGATCCGCTTCTTCCCGAACCGCTGTTGCCCACCCCGTATCTCGGCCGCGAGGCATGGCGGCAGCGTTGTAGTGCGCTGAGGCATCTGATCCGAGCCGGCTGAGATCCGACGAACAAGGGTGGGCGGCGTCGGGCGGGAATTGCGCGGGCCGCCTTCGACCTAAAATGGTCGTTTCAACGCGACTGGCGCCAGTCGGTCGCTGATGATCCAGATCGTGAGCGGCCGACAGTCAGTTCCCCTGGTCCTCGGAATTGCTGGTTGGCGGGAGCCACGAACGTGGTCCGATCGGACCATGTTCGTGGCCGGTGGTCGGGTCGGGGAGAAAGCGATTTGGCACGGTTCGCCTGGAGCGCGAGAGCTCCAGGCAAGATGCGGCTCAGGCGAAAGGGCTCACCGATCGCATTGTTCGAGCAGGCGCCGGCCGACGGCGGCGCGGCGACGCGCGAAGGGCGCCGAGGACGTTGAGAGTCGCGGCAAAATCCGGCGCCAGCGAACCGCGGCGTAAAGGAGCTCATCCCGCGCGAACTCCGGAGCGATTTCGGTGAGCACAAGGCTCGTGTGGAATAAGGGGAACCTTCGCCAGCGGCCGTCACCCGTGCGCGCCTGTTTCAGCTCGGCCAGCCCGAGCTGCAGTCGTTCCTCGGAGCGGGGAAAGAGGTTGAGGGCGACGTTGCGCCAATACCCGCCGGAGCAGGTGCCGCAGCAATAGGTCCCGCTGGTGTGGCCGCTTCGCTCCCAGCGATCCAGTTGCGCGGCCATGCCGGCGATCGCACGATCCAGCGCTGATTGCACGGTCAATTCCCTCACGTTGAGCAGCGTGAGCACGCGGCACGCTTCCTCGCCGAGCAGATGCGCGATGCCGACGCGCGAATGCACGGGTTCGCCGGTGAAAAGCCGGTAGCCGGCACGATCGCGATCGGTCGGAGCGAACATGCCGGCATAGGCGCCGGGCAAACCTTGGCGCGCGGCGATCGATTGCGCGGCACGGGTTCGGTCCGCGGACGTGATCGGCCGCGCGAAGAAAAGCGAGTCGGCGAGCGCGTCGAGCGTGGCGCCGAGACTGCGAACGGGCGGAGTCATTTGCGGGCGTGGACGATCAGCTCGTTGCCGTCGGGATCGCGAATGATGCAGCCCCGGCAGGCTGGCGATTCAAACGGACCATCGGCGATCGAGACGGCGTTCGCTTTGAGATGAGCGATCGTGGCGTCGAAGTCCACCACCTCGAGGGCGAGCGTGGCTCCATGCGAGCCGGCGCGGTGCTTCTCGTCGGCCGAGGTGATCGCCAGGGTGCCGGCGCCGATGTCGTATTCCACCCACTGGTCATCCCAATTGGCGGTCACCTTGAGTCCGAGCGTATCCTCATAAAAGGATCGCGAGGTCTTCACGTTGGCGACCGGGTAGACGACGAAGGCGACGTCTTTGAAGAGCGGTGAGGAGGGGGAGGGCATGGGGGCGAAGTTGAGAGATGAGGGTTGAGAGTTGAGGGTGGAGAGATGAGAGATGAGAGATGAGAAATGAGAAATGAGAGATGAGAGATGAGAGATGAGAGATGAGAGATGAGAGATGAGAGATGAGAGATGAGAGATGAGAGATGAGAGATGAGAGATGAGAGATGAGAGATGAGAGATGAGAGATGAGAGATGAGAGATGAGAGATGAGAGATGAGAGATGAGAGATGAGAGATGAGAGCGCGGTGGGCCTCGAAAGCATAAGGACCGATGCAGTCGAAGCCGAGGACGATCTTGGCGGTGGACGGCAGTCCGGGGCGCTCAGCTGGCGCGCTGGAGTGACTCGAGTGTGTCGAGTGTGATGGTCGCGGGCTGGCCGAGCTGGACCTTCGCGGCCAGGGCTTCGCAGGCGGCGCTGACTTCGGGATTGTTGAGCAACGAGCGCAGTGCGGCGGTGACGTTCGTCACGGTGAATTTTGCCGGATAGAGCCGGCGCCCGACGCCGAGCCGGACGAGCCGTTGGGCGTTGTCCGGCTGGTCGTGCGCCATGGGCATCACCAGTTGCGGAATGCCGGCCGCCAATGCCTGCGCGAGCGTGCCGATGCCGCCATGGTGCACGATGGCGGCGGCGCGTGGCAGGAGCCGACTGAACGGCACGTAGCCGGTGGCGAGAATCGTGTCGGGAAGTTCGGCTGGCAGTTGCGCGCGATCCGGCGTGGCGAACACCGCGCGGAGCCGAAGCTCGCGGCAGACCGCCAGCGCAGTCGCAAAGAATTCGTGGGCGTGGAGCATGGCGCTGCCCGCGGTGAAGACCACCGGCGCGGGTCCGGCGGCGAGGAAGCGCTCGATGGCGGGCGAGAGTTCCTGGTACTGGCCAAGATCATAGAGCGGAAAACCGGCGAGCCGGTGACGTGGCGGCCAGTCTGGCTGAGGTGAACCAAACCAATCCGGAAACAGGCACAGCACGCCGTCGGGCGAGTTCATCCATTCGCGCATCAAGCTGCGTGGCGCCGGCACGCCGAGCGTGCGGCAGGCGGCGCGCACGGAGCGGCCGGCGCATTGGTCGAGAGGGTTCGGCAGCGCGAAGAACAGCCGTTTGAACCACCGTGGCATCCGGGCAAACCACTCCAGGTGCGCGCGCATCACGGGCGTGTCGTGCAGGCTCAGGATCACCGATGGCTGGAGGTGCACCGTGGCGAGCGGGAGCCGGAGTTTTTCGCGCGCCAGCCGGGCGCCGAGCGCGAGCAACGAGCCGACCAGGACAACATCGGGCCCGGCGCGTTCGCGCACGGCCGCGATGGTGTCGTAGTACTCAGCCGTCATGTCACCCGCGAAGCCGAGCGTAAGATGCATGCCGTGCCACGGGTGCCACAACTTGGGATTACGCACCAGCCGCTCATACTGGCCCGGATCGCCGACCGGCACGTGAGGCACACCGGCGCGACGCGCGGCGTCGGCGAACGTCGGTGGCGCAATCAGCGTCGCGGCATGGCCACGCTGCTGCAACTCGTGTCCGATCCAGAGGAACGGGTTGACGTCACCGGCGCTGCCGAAAGGCACGAGAATGAAATGACGAGGCATGGGAGGAAGCAGAGAGCTGAGAGGCCAGAGCCAAGAGCAGGACCGATTGAAGCGGGTCGTCGGGGAAATTCATCGCGGCCGTCGTGGCCGGCGCGCCCTCTATGAATCCAGCGCTGCCTAGGCCGATGACGCCGTTGACAGTTTCCGTTCCGGGAGCGCGGCGAAGGCGTAGACCGCAGCCAGACCGAGCAGCAGCAGGCCGAAGCCGACATCGAAACCGCGCAGCAAAGAAGCGACGCCGACGCGCTGCAGATACAGGAGGGAAATGAAAGCGCAGAGAGTTCGCCCAAGGCTGGTCGAGAGGAGCTCGGCCCGCTTGAAAATCGAGATGTAGGCGAAGCAGAGCACCGCGGCGAGGACGGTGCCGTTGAAGACATGCATGCTCGCCTTGAGATTGGCCCAGACGTCCGGGGCAAGGCCAGCTGGCGCCGGTCGACCTTGAATGCCAACAGCCATGGCGATGTGCAGACCGACGAACAGCGTCTGCACGATGCCGCCGACGAGGAGCAGAACGGATTTGGTTTTCATGATGGAGTCGAGGCAGGGGATACGGGGCTGCGCGAGCGGCGGAGCTACTCGGCGCGCAGCGCGTCGGTGGGATTGATGCGGGTGGCCCGGCGGCTTGGCAGCCAGCAGGCGAGCAGCGTCGTGACGGCGACGAGGAGGAGCACCGCGAGATAGGTGAGTGGGTCCGACGTGGTGGTTTCAAAGAGGAAACTGCGGACGAGGTGCGTGGAGGCCGCAGCGCCGATCAGCCCGAGCACGGCGCCGATCGCGGCGAGCCAAAGACCTTGGCGGATCACCAGCTGGACGACGTCGGTGGTTCGCGCTCCGAGCGCCATCCGCACGCCGATTTCGCGTGTGCGCCGCGCCACCGCGTAGCTGATCGTGCCGAACACGCCGAGCGCGGTGAGCGTCAGCCCGAGCAGCCCGGCCAGCAGGAGACCGTTGGCGGCGAACGACGAAATCGACAGAGCGAACTTCATGTAGTCGGCCATCGTCTCCACGCCGAATACCGGCAGTCGTGGATCAAGTTGAGCGATGCAGTCGATCATCGGTTTGATCAGCAACCGGGGATCTCCGCTGGTGCGCACCTGAATCGTCAGGTCGGATTGGAACGACTGGCTTTGCGGCAGATAGAAATACGGGTGCGGCGGTTCGGTGGGCGTGAGATATTTAACGTTGCGCACCACGCCGATCACTTCGCGTGTCTCGCCCCAAACGCGGAAGGTCCGGCCGAGCGGGTTCTGGTGCGGCCAATAGCGCGCGGCCATCGTTTCGTTGACAATGGCGACCTTGGCGGCGCTGTTCCGATCGGCTGCCGCGAAATCCCGTCCGGCGACCAGCGGGATGCGCAGCGTCCGAAAATAGTCCGCCGTCACCGTGTTGAACATCACCTGGAGCGCTTCCTCCGGCGGGGGGACATAGCCGGGGACCTCGATCGCACTCTGGGTGCGTGGCACGATTTCCAGCGGCAGCTGGTTGGCGAGGCTCACGACCTCGACGCCTGGCAGACGGCCGAGTTCGTGCAGAAGCCGGTCACAAAAATCGCGGCCGTTCTCCTGGTCGTAGCCATTTGGCCGCAGGTCGATCGACATCAGCGCGACGTGCGCTGGATCGAAGCCGAAGTCCGCGGACTTCTGTCGCTGTGCGCTGCGCAAAAGCAACCCGGCGATCACCAACAGCGGAACGGAGACGGCGATCTGCGCCACGACCAAGGCGCTGCGGCCCCATGTGCGCGTGGGCGAGCCGTTCGCGGGCCCGGCCTTCAGCGCCGGCAACACCACCGTCCGGGCGCCCTGCAGGGCGGGCAACAATCCGAACAGCAGGGCGCTGCCCAGCGAGGCGGCGAGCGTGAACGCGAACACGGTCGCATCAGGTTCGGCATTCAGCACCACCGGCGTCTTCGCGGTATCCGGCCACACCGCACGCAGGAGCTCCGGCGTGCCGGAGGCGATCAGGCCGCCGAGCGCGCCACCCAGCAGCGCGAGCACCACACTCTCGGTCAGAAATTGACGAACCAGCCGGAGTCGACTGGCCCCGAGCGCAAGCCGGATGGCGACCTCGTGGATGCGGCTGGCGGCGCGCGCCAGGAGCAGGTTGGCGACGTTGGCACACATGATCAGTAGGACAAGCGCGGCCATGCCGAGCATCAGCGAGAAGATCGGCGTCATGTAGGTTTGCGCGCCGAACGGCGAACGCGTGAACGGAACCAGAATGGCGCTCTTGCCCTGGTATTCTGCGGGAAACTCCGTCGCGAGCGCAGCGCTGATCGCCGCGATTTCCGCCCGAGCCTGTTCGAAACTGACGCCCGGCCGCAGCCGCGCCACGGTCGCGAGCGTGCGAAAATCGCGCTTAGTGAACAGATCGGTGCCGTTGCCGCCGAACGGCCGCAGCTGTTCCGCCGCCGCGACCGGAACGAACACATCGAGTCCGAAGCCAACGGTCGTGCCAAGGTAGTCTGGCGGGGCGACGCCGACGATGGTGCAAAGTCGACCGTTCAATCGCACCCCGCGACCGACGATCGTGGGATCGCCGCCAAACCGACGTTGCCAGTAGCGATGCGAGAGCACGAGCACCAGCGCACCGCCGGGAAAATGATCGTCCTCCGGCTGGAGCAATCGACCGAGGTGGGGCTGGAGGCCGAGCATAGCATGCAGCCCGCCGGTGACGTATTCGCCCCACACGCGGCGCGCGAGCACGCCGTCATCGAGGCTGAACGTCATCGCGCCCGTTGCTTCGAGTTGCGTCAGCGAGCGCGCGCGTTGCTGAAACTCGCGCAGCTCGACGTAGGACAGCGTCAACCGGTCGCCGCCGCGCGTGGTCCAGTAGACGGTGACCAGGCCACGCGAGTCAGGAACGCCGGCGAGTGGCCGAAGAACGACGCCCTTCAGCGCGCTGAAGATTCCCGTGTTGAGGCCGATGCCGAGCGCGAGCGTGAGCACGGCGATCGCGGTGAATCCGGGCGACTTGGCGAGCTGGCGGAGCGCGAAGCGAAGGTCGGACATGGACAGAGGAGTCTAGAGCTGAGCGTCCAGAGCTGAGAGGAGGCGTGAACCCTGCTGCGCCGCTAGGGCCGGGCGTCTGGAGTTGAGAGCTGAGTGCCGCAGCCGTTGCAGGCCGGAGCGGCGAGCTCAAGGCGAGGAGCTGGGTGTGGCGGTGGCGACCGGAGTCGGAGCGGCCGCGACGATCGCGGCGACAATGGCGGATACCGCAGCGGGGTCGACTTTCTGGCCGCTGGTCTGGAAGACGAGCCGGCGGTCGGGCGCGAACACGAGAATGCACGCGCGTTCCGACGGGAGCGCGTAGGTTTTGGCGAAGTGCCCTTTCCAGTCCATCAGCGTCCAGTGCTTCGCGTCGCTGCCGAACATCTTCTTCACCATTCCGCGCATGAACGAGGGCACGCCGGAGAGCGTCGCCACGCCCACCCAGCGAACGGGCGGATGCGCGGTGTGCTCCAGTTCCTCGCCGATGGCCTTTGACCAGTTGCCGATGAAAGTGCTGCCCTTGCGGTCGGCGACTGTCAGGAGTGTGACTTGGCCAACGCTGTTGGCGTCGGTGTGCTCGCGGTCGAACTGATCCTTCAAAGAGAAGGCGAGCAGCGGCGCAGCCGTGGTGGCGGCGGGCGCCGAATCGGCGGCCAGCAGGGGCGTGAAAGAGACGCCGGCGAGCATGAGCACGGCGAGGAGGAGTCGGACGGAGAACATGATGGTGGGCGGTGGATGGTGGACGGTGGACAGCTGAGCTGGGAGGCGGCGGAGGTTGAGTCG is part of the Opitutus terrae PB90-1 genome and harbors:
- a CDS encoding glycosyltransferase, with protein sequence MPRHFILVPFGSAGDVNPFLWIGHELQQRGHAATLIAPPTFADAARRAGVPHVPVGDPGQYERLVRNPKLWHPWHGMHLTLGFAGDMTAEYYDTIAAVRERAGPDVVLVGSLLALGARLAREKLRLPLATVHLQPSVILSLHDTPVMRAHLEWFARMPRWFKRLFFALPNPLDQCAGRSVRAACRTLGVPAPRSLMREWMNSPDGVLCLFPDWFGSPQPDWPPRHRLAGFPLYDLGQYQELSPAIERFLAAGPAPVVFTAGSAMLHAHEFFATALAVCRELRLRAVFATPDRAQLPAELPDTILATGYVPFSRLLPRAAAIVHHGGIGTLAQALAAGIPQLVMPMAHDQPDNAQRLVRLGVGRRLYPAKFTVTNVTAALRSLLNNPEVSAACEALAAKVQLGQPATITLDTLESLQRAS
- a CDS encoding VOC family protein, which produces MPSPSSPLFKDVAFVVYPVANVKTSRSFYEDTLGLKVTANWDDQWVEYDIGAGTLAITSADEKHRAGSHGATLALEVVDFDATIAHLKANAVSIADGPFESPACRGCIIRDPDGNELIVHARK
- a CDS encoding adenylate kinase, with amino-acid sequence MLNIALFGPPGAGKGTQSEFLIKRYNLFYISTGDLLRKEMAGKTKLGLEAQSIIAAGGLVSDEIIVQIIEKTITDNTGCNGFLFDGFPRTYIQAYILEGLMLKLHTSLSCLISLKVPEEESVRRLLKRGATSGRSDDNESVIRNRLREYNQKTLPVLQFYRDKGICTEVDGTRSIDEVTAQITELVSAELSKRLFNVVLFGYPGSGRGSQGKALAKKFDLEYIATGPMLDAEIKRGTELGKKIVALYENGQLVPDEIVVPLIEQKLAASKGVKGYIFKGFPRTLVQSYILDGLLQKRGSSISKIIEIEVPTLELIRRLDERSKTDACMPYDNATSKIVKRLSEHETKTVPVIEKYNQLHGVTKIDGMGSFDEVLARIAAEIDSGLKSMR
- a CDS encoding PaaX family transcriptional regulator C-terminal domain-containing protein, with the translated sequence MRSSVAPSLQILFALADAAAELSRIAVCGAWERWLGPQRFGRHWALLQRSGWVAAPSTAGNLSRVLRLTAAGRLAAAGGRDPEAQWDRSWDGRWRVALFDIPEQRRALRVKLRRRLAELGFGYLQNSVWVSPDPCERLQALVRDLSGEAESFSFIEARPCAGETDADVVKGAWSFPAINRNYANYLEVLKHQPRRIDGVAARRSWLQVEWKAWLKAVRSDPLLPEPLLPTPYLGREAWRQRCSALRHLIRAG
- a CDS encoding ABC transporter permease; protein product: MSDLRFALRQLAKSPGFTAIAVLTLALGIGLNTGIFSALKGVVLRPLAGVPDSRGLVTVYWTTRGGDRLTLSYVELREFQQRARSLTQLEATGAMTFSLDDGVLARRVWGEYVTGGLHAMLGLQPHLGRLLQPEDDHFPGGALVLVLSHRYWQRRFGGDPTIVGRGVRLNGRLCTIVGVAPPDYLGTTVGFGLDVFVPVAAAEQLRPFGGNGTDLFTKRDFRTLATVARLRPGVSFEQARAEIAAISAALATEFPAEYQGKSAILVPFTRSPFGAQTYMTPIFSLMLGMAALVLLIMCANVANLLLARAASRIHEVAIRLALGASRLRLVRQFLTESVVLALLGGALGGLIASGTPELLRAVWPDTAKTPVVLNAEPDATVFAFTLAASLGSALLFGLLPALQGARTVVLPALKAGPANGSPTRTWGRSALVVAQIAVSVPLLVIAGLLLRSAQRQKSADFGFDPAHVALMSIDLRPNGYDQENGRDFCDRLLHELGRLPGVEVVSLANQLPLEIVPRTQSAIEVPGYVPPPEEALQVMFNTVTADYFRTLRIPLVAGRDFAAADRNSAAKVAIVNETMAARYWPHQNPLGRTFRVWGETREVIGVVRNVKYLTPTEPPHPYFYLPQSQSFQSDLTIQVRTSGDPRLLIKPMIDCIAQLDPRLPVFGVETMADYMKFALSISSFAANGLLLAGLLGLTLTALGVFGTISYAVARRTREIGVRMALGARTTDVVQLVIRQGLWLAAIGAVLGLIGAAASTHLVRSFLFETTTSDPLTYLAVLLLVAVTTLLACWLPSRRATRINPTDALRAE